In Paralcaligenes sp. KSB-10, the following are encoded in one genomic region:
- a CDS encoding MFS transporter produces the protein MKFNRKILGGLRFFGSTGFLTHEQRQWCAMILLSLIVSVEFLENIMFVFSASHIMGGVDADPRSFALVQSAYAVGSMLMIVKQQWLARRFGYRRYLTGALGTFIVGTLFAATSAGLTQLVAARFIQGVGGGALFTSSRVLIPIMFAPGDRPRAQRIFMIGIFTASALAPALAAELIDHGVWQDIFYGALPFAFIAAAGAWLLLPDAEPQGKAERPALIPLLWFGAAIAALQIAMSEARFDIFSHPVRLIALAMAGALLLIGFLRHQWRHNTPLLQLRVLHNPVYLTGLAMYFMYYLISYLSGYVFPIYAERALEIPVATVGWLNTLAGMVSLAGILAYIRYAPRLKRKKPLMIAGLLIMAAAAWQFSSMPPDIGPDSLIPSLAAKGLFGVLVIIPIAGLTFRGLSDSTFAHGYQSKNLMRQVASSFAAALGAVLLQNRQFSVHAALADSVGQRPAIAMQWMQHIQNALTARGMDAKEAGQTALSQLTGLLDQQALLIASEDVYRLIAVLAMVGALVVLAQRRLG, from the coding sequence ATGAAATTCAATCGCAAGATTTTGGGCGGCCTTCGGTTCTTCGGAAGCACAGGTTTCTTGACGCATGAGCAGCGACAGTGGTGCGCAATGATATTGCTATCCCTGATCGTGTCCGTCGAGTTCCTCGAAAATATCATGTTCGTATTTTCGGCCAGCCACATCATGGGCGGCGTCGATGCCGATCCACGCAGCTTCGCACTGGTACAGTCGGCTTATGCCGTAGGCAGCATGCTGATGATAGTCAAGCAGCAATGGCTCGCGCGCCGTTTCGGCTACCGGCGCTACCTGACCGGAGCCCTGGGCACTTTCATCGTGGGTACGCTGTTTGCGGCAACCAGCGCCGGACTGACCCAACTTGTTGCGGCGCGATTCATTCAGGGTGTAGGGGGCGGCGCGCTATTCACCAGCAGCCGCGTCCTGATTCCGATCATGTTTGCGCCAGGCGACCGGCCACGGGCACAGCGTATTTTCATGATCGGAATTTTCACCGCCTCTGCACTGGCGCCGGCGTTGGCGGCGGAACTGATCGATCACGGCGTCTGGCAAGATATTTTTTACGGCGCCCTGCCCTTTGCGTTCATCGCGGCGGCCGGCGCGTGGCTGCTGTTGCCCGACGCCGAGCCTCAGGGCAAGGCCGAACGCCCCGCGCTAATCCCCCTGTTGTGGTTCGGCGCGGCCATTGCCGCGCTGCAAATAGCCATGTCGGAAGCACGCTTCGATATTTTTTCGCATCCCGTACGCCTGATTGCGCTAGCCATGGCAGGCGCATTGCTGCTGATCGGTTTTCTGCGGCACCAATGGCGTCACAACACACCCTTGCTTCAGTTGCGCGTCTTGCATAACCCGGTATACCTCACCGGGCTGGCAATGTACTTCATGTATTACCTGATCAGCTATCTTAGCGGCTATGTATTTCCCATCTACGCCGAGCGAGCGCTGGAAATTCCCGTGGCCACCGTAGGCTGGCTCAACACCCTGGCCGGCATGGTGAGCCTGGCAGGCATCCTGGCCTATATACGCTACGCACCGCGACTGAAACGCAAGAAGCCACTCATGATTGCGGGCCTGCTGATCATGGCGGCCGCGGCCTGGCAGTTCTCCAGCATGCCACCCGATATAGGCCCCGATTCCCTGATTCCAAGCCTCGCGGCAAAAGGCCTGTTTGGCGTGCTGGTCATCATACCCATTGCCGGACTGACCTTTCGCGGTCTGAGCGACAGCACCTTTGCGCATGGCTACCAAAGCAAGAACCTGATGCGTCAGGTAGCCAGTTCGTTTGCGGCGGCCTTGGGCGCCGTGCTGTTGCAGAATCGCCAGTTCAGCGTCCATGCGGCCCTTGCCGACTCAGTCGGCCAGCGGCCCGCCATTGCCATGCAATGGATGCAACACATACAAAATGCCTTGACCGCGCGGGGAATGGACGCCAAAGAAGCCGGCCAGACCGCATTGTCCCAGTTGACGGGCCTGCTGGACCAACAGGCCTTGCTCATTGCCAGCGAAGATGTGTACCGCCTGATAGCCGTTCTGGCCATGGTCGGAGCCCTTGTGGTATTGGCGCAGCGACGGCTGGGATAA
- a CDS encoding cupin domain-containing protein has product MNIDRPLVLLGGLTPRMFMQRHWQRKPLLIRQAIPDFRPSLSMDDIRQLARRDEVESRLISHGRAGWTMKTGPFARLPAATRPDWSLLAQSVDLHDDATAELAHQFRFISDARLDDAMISIAGDGGGVGPHFDSYDVFLLQAHGRRRWRISSQKDLELSPGLPLKILKNFRAEHEYELDPGDMLYLPPQIAHDGVAIGPCMTISIGFRAPSQATLARGMLEAAGDQIMAGIGDSSGLYANPPLPGPDLSRIFRDPGVSATETPAKLPDALLNAACQAAQKIRFDEAIATRFLGLWLTELSPLAYFEPGSGHIDLRAPVPPGLLRLDRCTRLMYRKRQLFINGEVAPVPASRALRELADARRLALDARRLKALSIDERTTLTDWLREGWLHYMEK; this is encoded by the coding sequence ATGAATATCGACCGACCCCTTGTCCTGCTGGGCGGACTCACGCCGCGGATGTTCATGCAGCGCCACTGGCAGCGCAAACCGCTGCTCATCCGCCAGGCCATACCCGATTTCCGACCCTCGCTGTCCATGGATGACATCCGGCAACTGGCCAGGCGCGACGAAGTGGAATCGCGCCTGATTTCCCACGGCCGGGCTGGCTGGACGATGAAAACCGGCCCGTTCGCCCGCCTGCCCGCCGCCACACGGCCCGATTGGAGCTTGCTGGCTCAAAGCGTGGATCTGCACGACGACGCAACAGCGGAACTAGCGCATCAATTCCGCTTCATTTCAGATGCACGGCTGGACGACGCCATGATCAGCATTGCTGGCGATGGCGGCGGAGTCGGCCCGCATTTCGACAGCTACGATGTATTTTTACTACAGGCCCATGGCCGGCGACGCTGGCGCATCAGCAGCCAGAAAGACCTGGAGCTCAGCCCCGGACTGCCCCTGAAAATACTGAAAAATTTCCGGGCCGAACACGAATATGAGCTCGACCCGGGCGATATGCTGTACCTGCCGCCGCAAATTGCCCACGATGGCGTGGCGATCGGCCCTTGCATGACCATTTCCATCGGCTTTCGCGCCCCCAGCCAGGCGACTTTGGCTCGCGGCATGCTGGAAGCGGCCGGCGACCAGATCATGGCCGGCATTGGCGACAGCAGCGGTTTGTATGCCAATCCGCCGCTTCCGGGACCGGATCTGAGCCGCATTTTTCGCGACCCTGGAGTATCGGCCACCGAAACGCCAGCCAAGCTGCCCGATGCTTTATTGAACGCCGCCTGTCAGGCGGCGCAAAAAATTCGTTTCGACGAAGCCATTGCGACGCGATTCCTGGGGCTGTGGCTAACCGAATTGTCTCCCCTGGCCTATTTTGAGCCCGGCAGCGGGCATATCGACTTGCGTGCGCCCGTGCCCCCCGGCCTCTTGCGGCTCGATCGCTGCACACGCCTGATGTATCGGAAGCGTCAGCTTTTCATTAACGGCGAAGTTGCCCCGGTACCGGCATCCCGGGCGCTGCGCGAGCTGGCCGACGCGCGGCGGCTGGCCCTGGATGCGCGCCGGCTGAAGGCATTGAGTATCGATGAACGGACAACCCTCACCGACTGGCTGCGGGAAGGCTGGCTGCACTATATGGAAAAGTAA
- the mutS gene encoding DNA mismatch repair protein MutS, with protein sequence MMQQYLRLKAEAGPYLLFYRMGDFYEMFYGDAERGARLLNLTLTKRGTSNGAPIPMAGVPVHAMEQYLARLVALGESVAICEQIGDPATSKGPVDRKIVRIVTPGTLTDDALLPAKADRMIAAMYTGRHNKTERAALAWMNLANGEFRVTECVPDMLDSELHRVAPAELVCAESRRPHTDPGMAVSPIPDWHFELDGARGVLHQHFGVDSLASFDLTDMPIATCAAGALLRYVSRTQTGTLSHIQSIRIDRASEYVVLDPVTRKNLEITETLSGDPSPCLLSTLDHCQTPMGSRLLHRWLHHPLRDNAPVTERQQVIEALLAASTDNATLEAAPPLDTLRRELNRYPDIERIATRLAMRSVRPRELASLRDALLELPATAGDIVQAFAPVPKLQQFALQLNVTPELHSLLQHAVAAEPALLIRDGGVIADGYDAELDELRRLASDNGEFLLELEARERERTGIATLRVEFNRVHGFYIEVSRGQADKVPADYRRRQTLKNAERYITPELKTWEDKVLSAKDRSLAREKWLFENLLDQLAPHAPALSSCAAALAEIDVLAALAEHARQNGWTAPQLCDESEITIEAGRHPVVEHSIERFTPNDCELAPQRRMLLITGPNMGGKSTYMRQIALIVLLARIGSFVPAERARIGQIDRIFTRIGAADDLAGGRSTFMMEMTEAAAILAASTPQSLVLMDEIGRGTSTYDGLALAWSIAHRLLTHNQALTLFATHYFEITRLPNEVPCAANVHLAAAESASGVVFLHQVQPGPASRSYGIQVAQRAGIPPAVIRRASQELGRLEAQGAPTPQLDLFAAPAESANGNDPTQDDEPLATEPDSALKAELAAIDPDQLTPREALDILYRLRNTHL encoded by the coding sequence ATGATGCAGCAATATCTGCGCCTCAAAGCCGAGGCCGGGCCGTATCTGCTGTTCTACCGTATGGGCGATTTTTACGAAATGTTCTATGGCGACGCCGAACGCGGAGCGCGGCTGCTGAACCTCACCTTGACCAAACGCGGCACATCCAACGGCGCTCCCATACCGATGGCGGGTGTACCGGTGCATGCCATGGAACAATACCTGGCGCGCCTGGTGGCATTGGGCGAGTCCGTGGCGATTTGCGAACAGATAGGCGATCCGGCTACCAGCAAGGGGCCGGTAGACCGCAAGATCGTACGCATAGTCACGCCCGGCACACTTACTGATGACGCGTTGCTGCCGGCCAAGGCAGATCGCATGATCGCCGCCATGTACACAGGGCGGCACAATAAAACGGAGCGCGCCGCCCTGGCCTGGATGAATCTGGCCAATGGCGAGTTCCGCGTCACGGAATGCGTACCCGATATGCTCGATTCGGAACTGCACCGTGTCGCGCCGGCCGAACTGGTGTGCGCCGAAAGCAGGCGGCCGCACACCGATCCGGGCATGGCCGTCAGCCCGATCCCCGACTGGCACTTCGAACTCGACGGTGCACGCGGCGTGTTGCATCAGCACTTCGGCGTGGATTCACTGGCCAGTTTCGACCTGACCGATATGCCGATCGCCACCTGCGCCGCCGGTGCGCTGCTGCGCTATGTAAGCCGCACCCAGACAGGGACGCTTTCGCATATACAGTCCATACGCATCGACCGGGCCAGCGAATATGTCGTGCTGGATCCGGTAACACGCAAGAACCTGGAGATCACCGAAACACTGAGCGGCGACCCAAGCCCCTGCCTGCTGTCCACACTGGATCATTGCCAGACCCCCATGGGCAGCCGCCTGCTGCACCGCTGGCTGCATCACCCCCTGCGCGACAATGCCCCTGTCACAGAACGCCAGCAAGTCATAGAAGCGTTGCTGGCCGCTTCCACAGACAACGCAACACTGGAAGCCGCTCCGCCACTCGATACCTTGCGGCGGGAACTGAACCGTTACCCCGATATCGAGCGTATCGCCACACGCCTGGCCATGCGCTCGGTACGTCCACGCGAACTGGCAAGCCTGCGCGACGCCCTGCTGGAGCTCCCAGCCACAGCCGGCGATATCGTCCAGGCGTTTGCGCCCGTGCCCAAACTGCAGCAATTCGCGCTGCAGCTCAATGTCACGCCCGAGCTCCACTCTTTGCTGCAACACGCAGTCGCTGCCGAACCCGCGCTTCTGATACGCGACGGAGGCGTCATTGCCGACGGCTACGATGCCGAACTGGATGAGTTGCGCCGCCTGGCCAGCGACAATGGCGAATTCCTGCTCGAACTCGAAGCGCGCGAGCGCGAGCGCACAGGCATCGCCACGCTGCGGGTCGAATTCAATCGCGTGCATGGTTTCTACATCGAGGTATCGCGCGGCCAGGCCGATAAGGTGCCAGCCGATTACCGCCGCCGGCAAACCTTGAAAAATGCCGAACGCTACATCACGCCCGAGCTGAAAACCTGGGAAGACAAAGTACTCTCGGCCAAGGATCGCAGCCTGGCGCGCGAAAAATGGTTGTTCGAAAATCTGCTCGATCAACTCGCCCCCCATGCCCCGGCGCTTTCTTCCTGCGCTGCGGCCCTGGCCGAAATCGACGTGCTGGCGGCATTGGCCGAACACGCACGGCAAAACGGCTGGACAGCGCCCCAGCTTTGCGACGAAAGCGAAATCACGATCGAGGCGGGCCGCCATCCCGTGGTCGAACACAGCATCGAGCGTTTTACGCCCAACGATTGCGAGCTTGCCCCCCAACGACGAATGTTGTTGATTACCGGCCCCAATATGGGTGGTAAATCGACCTATATGCGGCAAATCGCGCTTATTGTGCTGCTGGCCAGAATTGGCAGCTTCGTTCCGGCCGAACGCGCCCGCATTGGGCAAATCGATCGCATTTTTACCCGCATCGGCGCCGCCGACGACCTGGCCGGCGGACGCTCGACCTTCATGATGGAAATGACCGAGGCGGCGGCCATATTGGCAGCCAGCACCCCGCAAAGTCTGGTGCTGATGGACGAAATAGGACGAGGCACTTCGACCTACGATGGGCTGGCGCTGGCATGGTCGATAGCGCATCGATTGCTCACGCACAATCAGGCCTTGACTCTGTTTGCCACGCATTATTTCGAAATCACCCGCCTGCCCAACGAAGTTCCATGCGCCGCCAATGTACATTTGGCAGCGGCCGAATCGGCATCGGGCGTTGTGTTCCTGCATCAAGTCCAGCCCGGTCCGGCCAGCCGCAGCTACGGAATACAGGTTGCCCAGCGCGCGGGCATTCCGCCGGCCGTGATCCGCCGAGCCAGCCAGGAACTTGGCCGCCTGGAAGCCCAGGGAGCCCCCACGCCCCAGCTCGACCTGTTTGCAGCACCCGCAGAATCGGCCAACGGCAATGATCCCACGCAAGATGATGAGCCCCTCGCCACCGAGCCCGACTCAGCGCTGAAGGCCGAACTGGCGGCCATCGACCCCGACCAGCTCACGCCTCGCGAAGCCTTGGATATTCTGTATCGTTTGCGGAACACCCACTTATGA
- a CDS encoding MarR family winged helix-turn-helix transcriptional regulator → MSFETRIDRFCEIHPNAPRDDILATRLLFRTTQLLRSYIDQALAPFELNMSQYLIMSMLSTDETGPSSPSELGGTMDATRTQMTRFLDSLEVRGLLNRRASKQDRRSLELKLTASGHRLLQEAIPAVHAAYARAWAVLDKPEQSRTTQYLQRLHAGLQQ, encoded by the coding sequence ATGTCCTTCGAAACCCGCATAGACCGTTTCTGCGAAATCCACCCGAACGCACCGCGCGACGACATCCTTGCCACGCGATTGCTGTTTCGCACTACGCAATTGCTGCGTTCATACATAGATCAGGCCCTGGCGCCATTCGAACTCAACATGTCGCAGTATCTGATCATGAGCATGCTTTCCACGGACGAAACCGGGCCCAGTTCGCCCTCTGAACTAGGCGGCACCATGGATGCCACGCGAACCCAGATGACACGCTTTCTGGATAGCCTGGAAGTGCGCGGCCTGCTCAATCGCCGCGCCTCGAAACAGGACCGGCGCAGCCTCGAACTCAAACTGACCGCTAGCGGGCATCGCTTGCTGCAAGAAGCAATACCGGCCGTGCACGCCGCTTATGCGCGAGCCTGGGCAGTTCTGGACAAACCGGAACAGTCACGCACTACCCAGTATCTCCAGCGATTGCATGCGGGGTTGCAGCAATAG
- a CDS encoding HpcH/HpaI aldolase/citrate lyase family protein translates to MRANRLREVVKERGHATNAWLSIPSSYSAELVAHCGFDAITVDLQHGMIDFGQAVTMLQAISSTGATPLARPQSSDPVQIMQLLDAGAYGVICPQVDDADIARAVVAACKYPPSGERSFGPARGLLYGGPDYFAHANREILVFVMIESRKAVQNLDSILSVPGIDGVYIGPNDLSLSYEGTPSSDPKGEAAQAIEYIRTQVAQRQMLTGIFCADGAMARKRVDQGFQVVTPGNDAAILKNGCLQQLAGLGNATADGGGSGY, encoded by the coding sequence ATGAGAGCGAATCGATTAAGGGAAGTTGTTAAAGAGCGGGGCCATGCGACGAATGCGTGGCTGTCGATTCCTTCGTCCTACAGTGCCGAGTTGGTGGCGCACTGCGGTTTTGACGCCATTACGGTTGATCTTCAACACGGCATGATCGATTTTGGGCAGGCCGTGACGATGCTTCAGGCGATATCCAGCACCGGGGCGACGCCTTTGGCCCGGCCGCAGAGTTCCGATCCGGTTCAGATCATGCAATTGCTGGACGCGGGCGCTTACGGGGTGATCTGCCCTCAAGTGGACGATGCCGATATAGCCAGGGCGGTGGTGGCTGCGTGCAAATACCCGCCAAGCGGAGAACGCTCTTTTGGGCCGGCCCGCGGCCTGCTCTACGGCGGTCCGGATTACTTTGCGCATGCCAACCGGGAAATTCTGGTCTTCGTCATGATTGAATCCAGAAAGGCGGTGCAGAACCTGGACAGTATTTTGTCGGTGCCGGGGATCGATGGCGTGTATATAGGGCCCAACGACCTGAGTCTGAGCTACGAGGGAACGCCAAGCTCCGACCCCAAGGGGGAGGCGGCCCAGGCGATCGAATACATTCGTACCCAGGTTGCGCAGCGTCAAATGCTGACGGGCATTTTTTGCGCCGATGGCGCCATGGCGCGCAAGCGTGTCGACCAGGGTTTCCAGGTGGTGACGCCAGGCAATGACGCTGCCATTTTGAAGAATGGCTGCCTGCAGCAATTGGCCGGGCTGGGGAACGCGACCGCCGACGGCGGCGGCAGCGGCTACTGA
- a CDS encoding NADPH-dependent FMN reductase has protein sequence MSQYQIAVIVGSLRKDSFNRKLAGAIARLAPAEFSFKQLQIGDLPLYDQDSDANQAESVKRLKNEIKSSQGLIFVTPEYNRSIPGVLKNAIDNASRPYGQSAFQGKPAGVLGISVGAIGTALAQQHLRNTLAYLDAPTLGQPEAFLQMKEGLFDEAGNIGNADTRKFLQGWMDAYVAWVKKHNA, from the coding sequence ATGAGCCAATACCAAATCGCAGTCATTGTCGGCAGCCTTCGCAAAGATTCGTTCAATCGCAAGCTGGCCGGGGCTATTGCCAGGCTGGCGCCAGCCGAGTTTTCCTTCAAGCAATTGCAAATCGGCGATTTGCCGCTTTACGACCAGGATAGCGACGCGAATCAGGCCGAATCGGTCAAGCGGCTGAAAAATGAAATCAAGTCGTCCCAAGGCCTTATTTTTGTAACGCCTGAATACAATCGCTCGATTCCAGGCGTGCTCAAGAATGCCATCGATAACGCGTCGCGCCCCTATGGCCAAAGCGCTTTCCAGGGCAAACCCGCAGGCGTGCTGGGTATCTCGGTCGGTGCCATCGGCACCGCCCTGGCGCAGCAGCATTTGCGCAATACCCTGGCATATCTGGATGCCCCGACACTGGGCCAGCCCGAAGCATTTCTTCAGATGAAAGAGGGGTTGTTCGACGAGGCCGGCAATATCGGCAATGCCGATACCAGGAAATTCCTGCAGGGCTGGATGGATGCCTATGTTGCCTGGGTAAAAAAGCACAACGCTTGA
- a CDS encoding LysR substrate-binding domain-containing protein: MIHITLRQLEYFAAAARHASTVKAAHALNVSQPSISHAIGELEALWDEKLFYRIHAQGLELTAAGKQRYRQAQNVLLQAQELGRKTDGRIEGELSIGCFSTLGPMYFPAIMREFRRDHPHVRLTMLEGNTEELLSRIERGTLDLALVYDMGLARPVQLHYVGAHSPYALLPLRHPLSRRDTLAIGDLAQEPFILINLPHSRDYFLSIFSFAEVSPCIAMEAGSIEMARSLVANGHGFSILTTRPAKDFSYDGKRIVCKPLSGNIPAQKLAFASSTEQRPTPAAEAFLRVARAFLSGKVQ; this comes from the coding sequence TTGATACACATTACGCTACGCCAGCTTGAGTATTTCGCCGCGGCGGCCAGGCATGCCAGCACCGTCAAGGCGGCGCACGCCCTGAACGTTTCGCAGCCGTCCATATCTCACGCAATTGGCGAGCTGGAAGCGCTGTGGGATGAAAAACTGTTCTATCGCATACATGCGCAAGGCCTGGAGCTGACCGCAGCCGGAAAACAGCGCTACCGGCAGGCGCAAAATGTATTGCTGCAGGCTCAGGAACTGGGCCGCAAAACGGACGGCCGCATCGAAGGGGAATTATCCATAGGGTGCTTCTCGACGTTGGGGCCGATGTATTTTCCCGCGATCATGCGTGAATTTCGCCGGGACCATCCGCACGTCCGGCTCACCATGCTCGAAGGCAACACGGAAGAGCTGCTCAGCCGGATCGAACGCGGCACGCTGGACCTGGCACTGGTCTACGATATGGGCCTGGCGCGGCCCGTCCAGCTTCATTATGTGGGCGCACATTCGCCCTATGCGCTGTTGCCCCTGCGCCATCCGCTAAGCCGCCGCGACACGCTGGCAATCGGGGATTTGGCCCAGGAACCATTTATTCTCATCAATCTGCCCCACAGCCGGGACTATTTTCTGTCTATTTTCAGCTTTGCCGAAGTATCCCCATGCATAGCCATGGAAGCCGGCTCCATTGAAATGGCCAGGTCCCTGGTCGCCAACGGTCATGGTTTTTCCATTCTGACCACCCGGCCCGCCAAAGATTTCAGCTACGACGGCAAGCGTATCGTGTGCAAGCCCCTGTCGGGAAACATCCCGGCCCAGAAACTGGCATTCGCCTCTTCCACGGAGCAACGCCCGACGCCCGCGGCAGAAGCATTCTTGCGCGTGGCGCGAGCATTCCTTTCAGGGAAGGTTCAGTAG